The Miscanthus floridulus cultivar M001 chromosome 6, ASM1932011v1, whole genome shotgun sequence genomic interval TACAAATCTGGGTTATCCAGGTAGAGCTGTGTTGTTGGATATCTGGAAGTGTTAAGACTTCATTTGTAAAAATGATAGTTGCAGAAAGTTCAAACTGCGGTTTGTACATCAAACAGCGTTTCACAAGCTTGTTTATGCAGCCAATCTTTGAGGGCGtatttggtttgaggaatgaggTGGTTAATTTTCTCACTCCGCTTTTTTTATTTGTTACGTGGAATGGAATGAGTTGATCCATCGTCACCTCATTCCTCACAGgctaataattagtatatgcAAAATATTTTTAGTGCATTTTTAATATTACTTTTGTGATATGTTGCCGAAATTAACCCATTATATCATTTTTTTTTCGGAGAAGACAAATGAAGTGATATTCCTTTTGTCAACTCAACCACACAAATGGAACCTATTCAATCCTGGTAGGCAGCGTCCCTTCACGGCTTCACTGACAGATACGTAGTACTCAACATGCTAAACAACGCGTGCGTACGTGTGTCCTTGTTCGGTCCTCGTACACGTTGATCAAACCAAACCGACCGACACGGCAGAAGTGTGCTTAACGTTTTCAGAACAAAGGCCTGCTTGGTAGGCGTGCGTACGAGTATTGGGGTTCCCAGCTCTACAGATCAGCAGACTTTATTTCTCTTCTAACAGGTTGTATTGGAGCGTTCAATTTTAACCTGAATTGGTAGTCAGCCAACAGCCCAACAGTATCGTAGTTAGACGATGTCCCTTGACTGACTAGCAGCTATTTCTACTGCTCATATGTACAAGTGTAAACGCAATTTTTCTTcacgaaaaaaaaattaaaaccacAGTTTTCATTACAACATCCGTTTCAAAAAAGATGTAATTTTAAGTTTAAATTGAGTTAGGCTTCTTTAAATTTACCTTATGACTCTAAAtaggtatattatgaaaatatatttcatattatTAATACTAAATTGAAATGTTAGTACTTCTTTAATATAGATTTGGTTAAATTTAGAACTGTTTATAACCCCTAAAAAACGAGAACTGCATTCAGTTCCGGTCTAAAAATTATGAGATAGCTTCTGCAATTACCAACTCATAGATACTATACTAAAAAATCATATTCTCAATAGATAGTTTATCCAAAATAGATTTTTGTCCGATCACCTGCCTTCTCTCTCCTATCATCCACCTACCACATCTCTTTTTGTATTAGTTCTCTTGTAGACATAGTTTTTCTTCCTTAATTCTAATGTTACATCACTATTTTTCTTAGTTGACATCCTAATTAATGGCCATAGAAACCATCTTGGTTTCTTAGTTGGGACTGCTTCACTCTTAGTGGAGAGTTTCATAGCGTTATTTTAAAAAATATCCTGTCAGGTAGAATGCAATAAAATGTGAATAAAGCAACCACCTTCAATATATGGTTTCATTTTGTTATTATTCATAAACATATGACTCAGACTTAGAAACCGGCCCAAGAGAGTTTCATTTACGTGGAACtccattattattatttttttcttttcttaaaaaCGATACATATCATCAGAAATGTTTATGTTTATGTAAAAATCTAGTAAATACGGGATGAAAGTCGAGTGAAACTTCTACTGACGGATGACAGAGGAATACAATATAGGAGCCTTTCATTGACTGAATTTGATTATCGAAGTTTGATGGGGCCGGGACAGCAAATACATAACACAGACCGGGATTCATCAATTTTTACACTACACGTACGCACGTACAAGTCAGTGTCACGATGCCCAATGACACAAGTCACGTCTGTCTACTGATCTGGAAAAAGTCCGAGAATCGGCTTTGAATCCCCACCACCAGCACTCCCGTATAAAAACCCCTGCATTGCATCTCTTGATCATCATCGAGTTTGAGCATCAAGTCATCGTAACAAACACAACAGGCCGGCGCATAGCCTATCTAGAATCCACATTGCAAATCCACAGCACCAGTACTCCATAGTCCATATCACAGGAACAACAATGGCCGCTTGGACAAGGAAGGCCACCGCCAGCGCCAAGGCCTTGGCCAGCTGCGTGCCCGGTGCTATTCGTGACAACGACAATGGCAAGCAGAGGATCCCGAAAGGGTACCTCCCCCTGGTGCTGGTTCGCGACGACGACGACCAAGGTGGCTCGGAGACGAAGGTCCTGGTGCGCGTGAGAGACCTCAAGGAGCCATGCTTGGAGGCGTTGCTGGAGATGGCCGAGCAGCAGTTTGGGTACGGGCAACAGGGGGTGCTCAAGGTCCCCTGTGACGCACAGCGCTTTGTCCATGTGATTACCATGGCACGCAAGTCCAAGGTTGCTACTAGATAAATGGCGTCATCTATCTATATGTACGCGGTTAATTAGTTGCTGCAATACGGCATTAACGAGATTTAGTTTCGTTTATATCGGCTTCACGTATTCTAGTTGGACTTGGACGGGTGTGCTAATGCGCCGTAAGTCTACCGCAAGTTTGATTGTTTTTTATAATAGAAGAGATGAAGACATATGATGGGGAGTGTAAGTGTTGTTTAATAgatttttgtatttttatttttgtATAATGTTGTATTGTTGTAACAAAGTCTGGGAGAGAGATCCATTTTCAAACATTTGGTCACAGAAATGTCCCAATGATCCATCCTTCCGGGTGCATCTACTTAACATATATGCCTCAAGTGTTTCGTAAATAGAAAGTCCCGTTTGGATCTCTCGAAACATACTAATatattttaataatcataatttggGCATGGATCCTTTAAGTTGGTATGGATGAATACATTTATGCTGTTGTTAGTCACATATCACATAGGAAGATACTTATACGCCGCACTGATGACGTTGGTGAGCGAACCAAAGAGGCAGAAACATACTATGGGGATCAACATAAGGGAATTGCCAGCGTCCGGACGTCCAATGGGATATGATTTCGTCGAACGTTAACCTGGGCACACTCCCACCGAAACGGTTTAGCAGAACGGTCCATCAGAAAATGTCATCGCGCATCCCGAGCTTCGGTCGCCTGCCTGCCCGCCCACGCCTGGCGCTGCGCCGTTCGCTGTTGCACGCGCACGTCTGTCCCTACCCGCCTCGTTCCGCCCTGCACGCGTACCCCACCCCCGTCCGCCTCGCCCCGTCCCGCCCCGCGCTAGGCGCTCCTTTCTCCTGACCACCTTCTCTCTCTCCGCACGGGCGGGACCCTGGAGCCGGGATGAGGACGAGCATGCCCCGTCTGTAGGACCCCAGGCATGACGGGCGCCCCGTCCGCCGGCTCCCGGCTCGCCGCGCCCCTTCCCCCGGAGCCCGGATCGTTCCCCCATGGCACTctgaacatacctctgaaacatgaaacacttgcaacatgaaacatttgaatgcaacatatgtctgaagcaGATTAAATATTTGGAGCATAGACTTGCaatatgtgtgtgaaacatacgcaacattcagataaaacacttgtaacatgaaaacacttattgcaacataagatTGAAACtgctgaaacattttgaacatactcttgcaacatatgtgtgaaacacgtgcaacatccGGATTaaaaactcttgcaacatacgtctgaaacagataaaaaCACTTTGAACAAACGCTCGCAAcaaacctctgaaacacttgcaacatgcctttgaaatacttgcaacatatgcaacatcctgatctacttttacaacatacatatgaaacacttacaatataCCTCTGatagcatctgaaacacttggaacatacatttgcaacataggggggaGGGGGAGGCTAGGGCCGGTTGATTCCAACCTTGGAGTGGGAGCCGGCGCTAAATGGCAGcgtgcgagcaccaccagcacgggccgtgctcgtgggtgcccttggcttgATGGGGACCAACCTAAGGCGCGCGACGGCACCACCAGCGCCAGCAGAGGTGGGCAGCGTGCTCGACGGCGCGGGTGGGCACACGGTGGGTGGGACTGCAGGAGCAAGGAGCGAGAGCGCGCGGGTGGGGCACGCGACCGACAAGAGCGTGGAGCGAGTTGCGTAGGATGAGGGCACGCGGGAGGAGATGGCCGCTGCGGCGAATGCGGAGTGGGGTAGGCTGACGGCCTCACGTCGTTGTGAAGCGTGCGATGGACGAGCGAGTAGGAAGATATTTTTTGAAAGAGATGGGAGAgacgtacggaggaggagccaggCTTGTTGGGCCGGTAGCACGCGTAGGCCCGGGAAGCGGTGTCCGATCGAACGAACACCCGACCTTGGGTCTATTTTTATCTCTCACTCCATGAATTTAAGACAGGTCTATATCTAAACTTTGGGAAATTAAATGTCATATTTCAAGCCAAATATCCTAGTCCACAAAAGTATATTACAATTTCTCCAAAATGAAATTATCCAAATGAGCGTTGAGATTCTTTCATAAATTAAATCAGAATGAATTTTATTCAAAACTACAAATTTCAATTGCCAGAGGACTAGAAAACTTATATTGCTAATGGCGCGACTAATTATATCCCTATGTTGCCATGTATGTTTTCTATCAAGTGGAAGGAATAAAGAGAAAAATGAAATCCTATCAAGCTCGTCCTGATCAGAAGTTCAGAACAGTCCAAAACATAACGTGTATTTCAGACCATCCTGTTACGCAGCATCCTTTTCCTGACTAAAAAGTGCTCGGCCGTGTGTGCACAAGTCATTAGGAGCGACCAAGCGAGTGAGAGACGGTTACCGTACGGTAAGACACCACTTTGACGCTTAACCTATATGTTAATCGAAACACCTCCATCAAGATGAAACCAATAATTTTCGTACTCTCTGGTCTGTGCTCCGGCCtcttctttaaaaaaaaaaacacgtTGGTCCCCAATTCCCCATTATATCTGTCTCGCGGACGAGTCTCCTCGTAGCTGGTCACTGTCACATGAATGGGATGAAAAGAAAATTTTCGTCCCGTTTTCTATTGTCCGTGTTTCTATTTGCGGGATCTCTTGTTTGTGTAGTATAAGAGAAAACAGAAAAAATGGGTTTCTAACCGTTTTACGGAATCCAGTTTTCATCCAGAATGGACCAATATTTATCATGTTTTCAATTTATGCAGGATATACCTAACAATTACATGTCCTACTAACCACCAATTATGCATGTTAGTGTGTTGACACACATAGCATGCAAGTGAATATATTATATCGATCCTCATATGTGTATAATGGTATATGGCTTTATACATGCATAGTTGAAAATATTAAATCATGTGATTTTAACTTAATTTTTTAGCTCTCGTTGCGTACTTGTCTATTTCCGCATGTCCCTGTATCCCAATTTAGTTTTCGATCCTGGCTTTTTCGATCCACACTCAGTCCTATTTTTGCCGAAGAAATATAGAGATTACGATGGGAGAGGGGTTTTCTCCATTTCCATCTGTTTTCATCCTCATAGATCTGGTTATAGGCTTGCCTACTGTTAACTATAGCTATAGATAACTTAACTATAAAGGGACTGTTCCTGTCTCCTCTGGTCTGGTGCGGTGGTCGAGCTTGATAGCACGATGGTTACCATTATTCCGGAGTTTGTGTGCTACACTCGTGGGTTATGCTTGTTGTGAGATGCACTAAAACAATAAAACAATAGACGTCCATCTCATGTAGAATCCTATATGGTTGTGAGGGTGACCATGATTTTAGTTCAGTCACGGTGTACTCAATGTTATAGATGGTCAAAGGGGTCCGGTCTAATGGACAACACAAGGCACAACCCTACTAAACACTGAACCCTTGAAGACCTAGTACTATTTTCTATCAGGCTCCAGCCCAAGCAAAAGGTTGTCCCTCGACTGCTCTTTCATCCTGCAACCCTGGCATGGGCACGGCACTATTAACGGTAAGGCCGCTAAGGGCCCGATCCCTTCCTCCTTCCCAAGCGAACATGCACCCTATCTTCTGTAAAAAGCTATTAGTGTCGGGCATATATAAGTCGGTACCACACCCATACTCACTCCACCCCCTTCCCAAAAACACCATTTTCACCCCTCTTCACCAAAGTCATCACCTCTCCCTTGCCTCCCTGGCTCCTCTAGTCTTTCCCATCTATGGTGGACAACTCGACAGATCTCTGATATCTGCAGCCACTATGCCCTATTGTTCATCTATTTTACCATTCCACTAAAGTCGAACTCCTGAAAAAAATCaagctttaaaaaaaattaaaacatgttTGATGAAGTGTTCATCTAGGGAAAAGAGGGGCATGTTTTCCCAATCTAATTTAATCATGGGTTGGATACTTAGACTATGCATTTCATACCAATAATACATCTAACTTACCTCTTATGACTTTTGGCTGATTATCACATAATCTAGTAATTATtttcataaaaaaatatataaatgacAATATTGTGCAAGGCCCCGTTTAGTACGGCTCCAGAAGCCGTTATTTTTTGCTTTAGCTCCATGAACAGCCTAGTCAAGCCCCTTCTCTCGAGTTTCcttattttgttttaagtgaattttattaaagaaaatattAATTTCCAAAATTAAATGCTATGTAAATTAACCTACGCACTTATATAAATAAAATTGAGAAAATAAAACTTTTATAGGTAAGTAATGCATTATAACATGTCATTTTTCATGAAAAAATGTTATGTAAAAATTGTAACACCATAAATATCCGAACTTTACCACAATAGGTAAGTAATGTTGGTGAATTTCGTAGGATTTTCCGCGAAATTCTAAATatat includes:
- the LOC136460735 gene encoding auxin-responsive protein SAUR71-like encodes the protein MAAWTRKATASAKALASCVPGAIRDNDNGKQRIPKGYLPLVLVRDDDDQGGSETKVLVRVRDLKEPCLEALLEMAEQQFGYGQQGVLKVPCDAQRFVHVITMARKSKVATR